A stretch of the Thermincola ferriacetica genome encodes the following:
- a CDS encoding VOC family protein — translation MSDWIIPYFTFKGNCEEAVKFYQKVLGGEMQILRFDDAPPNPAFPVPDHMKNLVLHAELRKDGHVIRFSDTSPDAPYRAGNNISFSLEFDTEDETRLTFEALSEGGQVEMELQETFFSPLYGKLTDRFGVTWQLVCKAK, via the coding sequence ATGAGTGACTGGATAATCCCGTATTTTACATTCAAAGGCAACTGTGAGGAAGCAGTGAAGTTTTATCAAAAGGTCTTAGGCGGAGAAATGCAAATATTACGTTTTGATGATGCACCGCCCAATCCGGCATTTCCAGTGCCTGACCATATGAAAAATCTTGTTCTTCACGCTGAGTTAAGAAAAGACGGTCATGTAATTCGTTTTTCGGATACTTCCCCGGATGCGCCATACAGAGCAGGAAATAATATTTCTTTTTCACTGGAATTTGATACAGAAGATGAAACACGCTTAACATTTGAAGCGCTGTCTGAGGGAGGACAAGTGGAAATGGAGCTGCAGGAAACCTTCTTCAGCCCGTTGTACGGCAAATTAACAGACCGGTTTGGCGTGACCTGGCAACTGGTGTGTAAAGCTAAATAA
- a CDS encoding MFS transporter: MYNVIILGIVSFLTDISSEMVYPLVPIYLTTKLGVAPAIVGIIEGIAESLASLLKLFSGYISDKFRRRKLLAIGGYGFSAAGKVLLVAANSWLWVLWARVADRFGKGIRTAPRDALIAESSQRGRSGKSFGLHKALDNLGAVIGITLAFFFVTYYEGDYQPVFLVSIVPAVLGVAALFLVREHKVNSTCTTRNLKFQWNTLDRRLKLFLIVTFIFTLGNSSNQFLLLRAKDLGFSTGMTILLYLAFNVISTLVSYPAGRLSDKFGRRNFLVFGYLFYGLVYLGFALVTERQWLWLLFGAYGIYAGLTESVEKALVSDIAPEDRRATLIGLHAMLVGIGLLPASALAGFLWTSFGAAAPFYFGGFMGIFAGVALFAVLAPGNKVEYDKS, translated from the coding sequence TTGTACAATGTAATCATATTGGGGATAGTAAGTTTTCTGACCGACATCAGCAGTGAAATGGTGTATCCACTGGTGCCTATTTATTTAACAACCAAACTGGGGGTTGCACCGGCCATCGTCGGGATTATTGAAGGGATTGCTGAGAGCCTGGCCAGTCTGCTAAAGCTCTTTTCCGGATATATCTCTGATAAATTCAGGCGCAGAAAACTGTTGGCTATTGGAGGTTATGGTTTTTCGGCAGCCGGCAAGGTGCTGCTGGTAGCGGCCAATTCATGGCTTTGGGTCTTATGGGCCAGGGTTGCCGACCGTTTTGGCAAAGGCATAAGGACTGCCCCTAGAGATGCCCTGATTGCGGAAAGTTCTCAACGCGGACGTTCCGGTAAATCTTTTGGGCTGCATAAAGCCCTTGATAATTTGGGCGCTGTAATCGGAATTACTCTTGCTTTTTTCTTTGTTACTTATTATGAGGGGGACTATCAGCCCGTTTTTCTTGTATCAATTGTTCCCGCTGTATTGGGTGTGGCAGCGCTGTTTCTGGTCCGCGAACATAAAGTAAACTCAACCTGTACGACCAGGAATTTAAAATTTCAATGGAATACCCTTGACCGCCGACTGAAACTGTTTTTGATTGTAACGTTTATCTTTACCCTGGGCAATTCATCCAACCAGTTTTTGCTCCTGAGGGCAAAAGACCTGGGTTTCAGCACAGGGATGACCATTCTGTTGTACCTTGCTTTTAATGTTATCTCCACCTTAGTATCTTATCCCGCGGGGAGATTATCCGATAAATTCGGGCGGCGAAACTTTTTGGTTTTTGGATACTTGTTTTACGGGCTTGTCTATTTGGGTTTTGCTCTGGTTACAGAAAGACAGTGGCTGTGGCTCTTGTTTGGGGCTTATGGGATTTATGCCGGATTAACTGAATCGGTGGAAAAGGCATTGGTTTCAGATATCGCCCCGGAAGACCGGCGGGCAACACTGATAGGTCTGCATGCTATGCTGGTAGGCATAGGCTTGTTACCGGCTTCCGCTCTTGCCGGATTTCTGTGGACAAGCTTCGGAGCAGCGGCTCCTTTCTACTTTGGCGGATTTATGGGTATCTTTGCCGGAGTTGCTTTGTTTGCTGTTCTAGCTCCGGGGAATAAAGTTGAATATGATAAAAGTTGA
- a CDS encoding IS110 family transposase: MAENARLHGKKEVIVGMEPTGHYWFSLGFHLLEGQVKIALVNPFHVKRTKELDDNSPTKNDRKDPKTIAMLVKDGRYLEPYLPEGVYRELRVAMEVYDRHVKRLSEINNKVRRWLHIYFPEFVQVFKDWRGKAALLTLKSFPTPQKVLETGLEGIVSCWKAEIKRAIGFKHAIRLQEAAKRTIGVKKGLRAATSELQMLLEEYEMVSRQMATNMELVKELLMQVPNAQKILAIKGIGVVAVPFL, translated from the coding sequence GTGGCAGAAAATGCACGTTTACATGGTAAAAAAGAAGTTATTGTAGGTATGGAACCAACAGGGCATTATTGGTTTAGCCTGGGTTTTCACCTGTTAGAAGGCCAGGTAAAGATAGCCCTAGTCAATCCGTTCCATGTCAAACGAACCAAGGAACTGGATGACAACAGCCCGACCAAGAATGACCGGAAGGATCCCAAAACTATTGCAATGCTAGTCAAAGATGGCCGGTACCTGGAACCGTATCTACCGGAAGGTGTGTACCGTGAACTGCGGGTGGCCATGGAAGTTTATGACCGGCATGTAAAGCGGTTATCCGAGATAAACAACAAGGTAAGGCGCTGGCTGCATATATATTTTCCAGAGTTTGTTCAGGTATTTAAGGATTGGCGGGGAAAGGCGGCTCTTCTGACACTAAAATCCTTCCCGACGCCGCAAAAGGTTTTAGAAACCGGTTTAGAAGGTATCGTAAGTTGCTGGAAGGCCGAAATTAAGCGGGCCATAGGGTTTAAGCACGCAATTAGGTTACAGGAAGCAGCCAAGCGAACCATTGGGGTAAAAAAAGGCCTGCGGGCAGCAACCAGCGAGTTACAGATGCTTTTGGAAGAATATGAAATGGTTAGCCGCCAGATGGCAACCAATATGGAATTAGTGAAGGAATTGCTGATGCAGGTACCAAACGCCCAGAAAATACTGGCTATTAAGGGCATCGGGGTTGTTGCAGTACCATTTTTATAG
- a CDS encoding thioredoxin domain-containing protein codes for MQTTYTNRLINEKSPYLLQHAHNPVDWYPWGDDAFRKAEKEDKPIFLSIGYSTCHWCHVMERESFEDEEVAAILNKHYVSIKVDREERPDIDTIYMSVCQAMTGHGGWPLTVIMTPDKKPFFAGTYFPKKSARGMPGLTDILIQIADLWRERKKELTESGEKITEAVNSHLFSHTGGDVSKEMLDKAFAYFEENFDRLYGGFGAAPKFPTPHNLTFLLRYWKMSGNGAALEMVEKTLDAMYLGGIYDHIGFGFARYSTDRKWLVPHFEKMLYDNALLAIAYLEAYQATGNRKYAKTAEEIFTYVQRDMISPEGGFYSAEDADSEGEEGKFYVWTPEEVKEVLGDNLGRYFCRDYDITAQGNFESKSIPNLIETGYVEGYEEARKKLFARREQRVHPFKDDKILTAWNGLMIAAMAYGARALGEKKYAEVAANTVNFINKNLRREDRRLLARFRDGEAAFLGYLDDYAFYVWGLIELYEATFEPAYLEQALELNNDMLKLFWDEENGGLFLYGNDAENLITRPKEIYDGALPAGNSVAAVNLFRLARLTGDRQLAERAREQLKAFGGSVAESPMGHSHFLMAVWLDLTPPVDITVVGNRKAGDTEKLLATVNSRFMPEATVILKPPGPEGEKLAQAVAFLRDRQAVNGKATAYVCKNYSCHPPVTDADELEKLL; via the coding sequence ATGCAGACAACCTATACCAATCGTCTTATCAACGAAAAATCCCCCTACCTTCTCCAGCACGCCCACAATCCAGTGGATTGGTACCCCTGGGGCGATGATGCCTTCCGAAAAGCAGAAAAAGAAGATAAGCCCATCTTTCTCAGCATAGGCTACAGCACCTGCCACTGGTGCCATGTGATGGAACGGGAATCCTTTGAGGATGAAGAAGTAGCAGCCATACTTAACAAACACTATGTCTCAATAAAAGTGGACCGGGAAGAACGCCCCGATATAGATACCATCTACATGTCCGTCTGCCAGGCTATGACCGGACATGGCGGATGGCCGCTGACCGTTATCATGACTCCTGATAAAAAACCCTTTTTTGCAGGAACATACTTCCCCAAAAAAAGCGCCCGGGGAATGCCTGGCCTGACAGACATCCTGATTCAGATAGCCGATTTGTGGCGGGAAAGAAAAAAAGAACTGACAGAATCAGGAGAAAAAATAACGGAAGCTGTAAACAGCCATTTATTTTCCCATACCGGCGGAGATGTTTCAAAAGAGATGCTGGACAAAGCCTTTGCCTACTTTGAAGAAAACTTTGATCGCCTTTATGGCGGGTTCGGTGCAGCGCCCAAGTTCCCCACTCCTCACAACCTGACTTTCCTCCTGCGTTACTGGAAAATGTCGGGCAACGGCGCTGCCCTGGAAATGGTGGAAAAGACCCTCGATGCCATGTACCTCGGTGGGATTTACGACCACATAGGTTTCGGTTTTGCCCGGTACTCCACCGACAGGAAATGGCTGGTGCCCCATTTCGAAAAAATGCTTTATGACAACGCCCTTCTGGCCATCGCATACCTGGAAGCCTATCAGGCCACAGGAAACCGTAAATATGCCAAAACAGCCGAGGAAATTTTTACTTATGTGCAAAGGGACATGATATCACCGGAAGGAGGTTTTTATTCGGCGGAAGACGCCGATTCAGAAGGAGAGGAAGGCAAATTTTACGTCTGGACGCCCGAAGAAGTGAAAGAAGTGCTGGGTGATAATCTTGGGCGGTATTTCTGCCGCGACTACGACATTACTGCACAGGGTAATTTTGAAAGCAAAAGTATACCCAACCTGATTGAAACAGGTTACGTAGAAGGCTATGAAGAAGCCAGGAAAAAACTTTTTGCACGACGTGAGCAGCGGGTGCACCCCTTTAAAGACGACAAAATCCTGACCGCCTGGAACGGTTTAATGATTGCCGCTATGGCCTATGGCGCGCGGGCCTTAGGGGAAAAAAAGTATGCCGAAGTTGCTGCCAATACGGTGAACTTTATCAACAAAAACCTGCGCAGAGAAGATAGGCGGCTTTTAGCACGGTTTAGAGACGGCGAGGCGGCATTCCTTGGCTATCTGGATGACTACGCTTTCTATGTTTGGGGTTTAATTGAACTGTATGAAGCTACATTTGAGCCTGCATACCTGGAACAGGCCCTGGAGCTGAACAACGATATGCTGAAACTTTTTTGGGATGAAGAAAACGGCGGCCTTTTCCTCTATGGTAACGATGCCGAAAATCTTATCACCCGGCCGAAAGAAATCTATGACGGCGCTCTGCCTGCCGGTAATTCTGTAGCAGCCGTGAACCTTTTCAGGCTGGCCAGGTTAACAGGTGACCGGCAACTTGCAGAAAGGGCCCGGGAACAACTCAAAGCCTTTGGGGGAAGTGTGGCAGAATCGCCCATGGGTCACTCTCACTTCTTAATGGCTGTATGGTTGGACCTGACACCGCCTGTGGACATAACTGTAGTCGGCAACCGGAAGGCAGGCGACACAGAAAAATTGCTTGCCACCGTAAACAGCAGATTCATGCCGGAAGCAACGGTGATCCTAAAACCACCGGGACCGGAAGGAGAAAAACTTGCTCAGGCAGTGGCCTTTCTCAGGGACAGGCAAGCCGTTAACGGAAAAGCCACGGCCTATGTCTGCAAAAACTATTCCTGTCACCCGCCCGTCACTGATGCAGATGAATTGGAAAAATTGCTGTAA
- the hepT gene encoding type VII toxin-antitoxin system HepT family RNase toxin, whose translation MVDKEKVEQRLIKLEQAVRKLKEIAMCSWDEYSNNEALRDRAERNLQVAAQACIDIANHIIADRGYRTPQGYADSFAVLSEEGLIPVELATKMKMVAGFRNILVHDYLEIDNRIVYKSLKDLNDFIEFAKHIYHLL comes from the coding sequence GTGGTGGATAAAGAGAAAGTGGAACAAAGGCTGATAAAACTTGAGCAGGCCGTACGCAAGTTGAAAGAGATAGCTATGTGTTCATGGGATGAATACAGCAATAATGAGGCGCTCAGGGACAGGGCGGAACGCAATTTGCAGGTTGCAGCTCAAGCCTGTATAGATATTGCCAACCATATTATAGCTGACAGGGGTTATCGCACTCCTCAGGGGTATGCTGATAGCTTTGCAGTATTGTCGGAGGAGGGTCTTATTCCCGTTGAATTGGCCACGAAAATGAAAATGGTGGCAGGATTCAGAAATATTCTTGTGCACGATTACCTGGAAATTGACAACAGGATTGTATATAAAAGTCTCAAGGACCTGAACGACTTTATAGAATTTGCTAAACATATCTATCATTTATTATAG
- the clcA gene encoding H(+)/Cl(-) exchange transporter ClcA has protein sequence MGKSRTYRVLSHWWDFRLKLFVEGILSGIVAGLLVVFFRFMLEKAEVLRDYIYPVLQNNAWWPKAVFFLTLIVIAFLLGKIVRYEPMAAGSGIPQVEGYLSGQLTMNWWKVIPAKLAGGIMAIGSGLSLGREGPSIQLGAAAGQGVSRALRRLRVEEKYLVTSGASAGLAAAFNAPLAGVIFALEEVHKNFSSVVLTAAMAASLTADLVSQNFFGQKPIFHFHDLQVLPLKYYFLLVVLGVIAGVFGVFFNRSLVFTLNMYGKVKVVPEIVKPLLPLMAGGVLGFYLPETLGGGHRLIDSLGSGHYSLIMLFALLAVKFAFTMLSYGSGVPGGIFLPLLVIGALTGDIFGSIAVNLFHINPQYLNNFIVLAMAAYFTAIVKAPVTGSVLITEMTGSFSHLLALITVSMTSYMVVTLLRSEPVYELLLKRILQNRDNAPHQDRGTKIILEIPVCLGALVAGRMVKEVEWPQNCLLVGLKRGETEIIPRGHVEILPGDYLIVLTEGDRTVEVKAALEKLAGETEM, from the coding sequence ATGGGAAAAAGTCGTACATACAGGGTATTAAGTCACTGGTGGGATTTTCGCCTCAAGCTTTTTGTGGAAGGTATACTAAGTGGTATTGTGGCTGGACTGTTGGTAGTGTTTTTCCGTTTCATGCTGGAAAAAGCTGAAGTATTACGCGATTACATATACCCTGTCTTACAGAATAACGCTTGGTGGCCCAAAGCAGTATTCTTTCTGACACTCATTGTCATAGCTTTTTTATTAGGCAAAATTGTACGGTATGAGCCAATGGCGGCCGGAAGCGGCATTCCGCAGGTAGAGGGGTACTTATCGGGGCAGTTGACGATGAATTGGTGGAAGGTTATACCGGCCAAGCTGGCAGGTGGGATTATGGCCATTGGAAGTGGACTTTCATTGGGCAGGGAAGGGCCTTCCATTCAGCTTGGCGCTGCCGCCGGGCAGGGAGTCAGTCGTGCCCTGAGAAGATTGAGGGTTGAGGAAAAATATCTTGTTACGAGCGGAGCGAGCGCGGGTTTAGCTGCTGCCTTTAATGCTCCTTTGGCAGGTGTCATTTTTGCTCTTGAGGAAGTACACAAAAATTTTTCCTCGGTGGTTTTAACTGCCGCTATGGCGGCATCGCTTACAGCCGATTTGGTGTCACAAAATTTTTTCGGCCAAAAGCCGATTTTTCATTTTCATGACCTGCAAGTTTTGCCTTTGAAGTATTATTTCCTCCTGGTAGTTCTAGGGGTAATTGCCGGGGTTTTTGGTGTTTTTTTCAACCGTTCGCTGGTATTTACGTTAAACATGTACGGAAAGGTGAAGGTGGTACCGGAAATTGTTAAACCTTTGCTTCCTCTGATGGCAGGGGGCGTGCTCGGGTTTTACCTCCCGGAAACTTTGGGTGGGGGACACAGGTTGATTGATTCATTGGGAAGTGGGCATTATTCCCTGATTATGTTATTTGCGCTTTTGGCGGTGAAGTTTGCTTTTACCATGCTCAGTTACGGTTCGGGCGTGCCCGGTGGTATATTCTTGCCCTTACTTGTGATTGGCGCTTTAACGGGGGATATATTCGGCAGTATTGCAGTGAATTTGTTTCATATAAATCCACAATACTTGAACAATTTTATTGTCCTGGCTATGGCTGCTTATTTTACTGCCATTGTCAAGGCTCCGGTAACGGGCAGTGTATTAATTACGGAGATGACAGGCTCCTTCAGTCACTTGCTGGCGCTGATTACTGTTTCCATGACATCATACATGGTTGTTACTTTATTGCGGTCTGAACCTGTATATGAGCTTTTACTGAAAAGGATTTTACAGAACCGTGATAATGCACCTCATCAGGACAGGGGCACAAAGATCATCCTTGAAATACCGGTGTGCCTGGGTGCGCTTGTTGCCGGCCGCATGGTCAAAGAAGTTGAATGGCCCCAAAACTGCCTTTTGGTGGGCTTAAAAAGAGGAGAAACGGAGATCATTCCCCGGGGCCATGTAGAGATACTCCCGGGAGATTACCTGATTGTTCTTACCGAAGGCGACCGGACGGTCGAAGTTAAGGCAGCCCTGGAAAAACTTGCCGGAGAAACGGAAATGTAG
- a CDS encoding Csac_0668 family 2Fe-2S cluster-binding (seleno)protein, with product MPDKQKSCUASGEPARVAPEDKLISNDNLCPVCGKQGAGVKNETVRHLVKNDLKKSVGSHDYNLCMTEDCDVVYFKHDIVFYRHDLTVPVWFKNNANPRYICYCNRVTQEQIENALINGNARTVKDVARLTGAMKNGQCLLNNPTGKCCGPVIQQIIDNVLLQK from the coding sequence ATGCCTGATAAACAAAAATCCTGTTGAGCTTCCGGCGAACCTGCCCGTGTGGCTCCTGAAGATAAACTTATATCAAATGATAATCTGTGTCCCGTTTGCGGTAAACAGGGCGCCGGCGTCAAAAACGAAACTGTCAGGCACCTGGTTAAGAATGATTTGAAAAAAAGCGTAGGGTCACATGATTACAATTTATGTATGACCGAAGACTGCGACGTGGTATATTTCAAACACGATATTGTCTTTTACAGGCATGATTTAACCGTCCCTGTTTGGTTTAAGAATAATGCCAACCCCAGGTACATTTGCTATTGTAACAGGGTTACTCAGGAGCAAATCGAAAACGCTCTTATTAACGGTAATGCCCGCACCGTAAAGGATGTTGCAAGGCTCACAGGAGCAATGAAAAACGGTCAATGCTTACTGAACAACCCTACAGGGAAATGCTGTGGCCCCGTCATCCAGCAAATAATTGACAATGTCCTGTTGCAGAAATAG
- the mntA gene encoding type VII toxin-antitoxin system MntA family adenylyltransferase antitoxin gives MGVKSGRLSYGTEYQTALSDIDFAVLFDKKLGIAEEAAFLSRLSEILGTDRVDLVNLNKAPLNLQFRAISEGKIIYERDYITTCDYMEKVMDLYQDYAIDLHYFYREYDKALKEAYTDG, from the coding sequence ATGGGGGTAAAATCAGGGAGGCTTTCATACGGCACAGAATATCAGACTGCCTTAAGCGACATAGACTTTGCTGTTTTGTTTGACAAAAAACTTGGTATTGCGGAGGAAGCGGCATTTTTAAGCCGCCTTTCCGAAATTCTCGGCACCGACCGGGTTGATCTGGTCAATCTGAACAAGGCCCCTCTGAACCTGCAGTTCCGGGCAATTTCGGAGGGGAAAATCATTTACGAGCGGGATTATATAACTACCTGTGATTACATGGAAAAAGTCATGGACCTCTACCAGGATTATGCCATAGACCTGCATTATTTTTACAGGGAGTATGATAAAGCCCTCAAGGAGGCTTATACCGATGGTTGA
- the crcB gene encoding fluoride efflux transporter CrcB produces the protein MEYLFVGIGGIFGAVSRYGISKWVGRRWKGDFPLATFCINITGSFMLGLLSVLLTKGGATPAWLKSVATTGFMGAYTTYSTFAFEIINLIQDGEKGIAVRYLSGSVILGLLAAWLGLTLGEYV, from the coding sequence ATGGAATATTTGTTTGTAGGCATAGGAGGAATTTTTGGGGCTGTTTCGAGATACGGGATAAGCAAATGGGTAGGCCGGCGTTGGAAAGGGGATTTCCCCCTGGCCACTTTCTGTATTAATATTACCGGTTCCTTTATGTTGGGCCTGCTCTCTGTCCTGTTGACCAAAGGCGGGGCAACTCCGGCCTGGTTGAAGTCCGTAGCCACCACCGGTTTTATGGGGGCATATACCACTTATTCCACTTTTGCTTTTGAAATTATAAATCTGATTCAGGACGGGGAAAAAGGAATTGCGGTCAGGTACCTTTCAGGCAGTGTTATACTGGGGTTATTAGCGGCATGGCTTGGCCTGACTTTAGGTGAATATGTATAG
- a CDS encoding SWIM zinc finger family protein: protein MKDISLADSEMRNYARSSSVYLRGYTYYVENRVKGLPFDVEDLAVYATVLGKEPYDVEITLSPEGDLYSCWCDCPAFAGYDGICKHIVAVLIAFQRNLRKNGLIIPMEGNI from the coding sequence ATGAAGGACATCTCCCTGGCTGACAGCGAAATGAGGAATTATGCTCGCAGTTCGTCTGTTTATCTGCGGGGATACACTTACTATGTGGAAAACAGGGTGAAGGGGCTCCCGTTTGATGTGGAAGACCTTGCGGTTTATGCGACGGTTCTGGGGAAAGAACCCTATGATGTGGAAATTACTTTATCTCCGGAGGGCGACTTATACAGTTGTTGGTGTGACTGCCCCGCTTTTGCCGGTTATGACGGTATTTGCAAACATATTGTGGCAGTATTGATAGCCTTCCAGCGTAACCTTCGGAAAAATGGCTTAATTATCCCAATGGAGGGCAATATTTGA
- a CDS encoding ATP-binding protein — MRPKILVVDEVCYLPLDSLAGSLFFQLVNSWYEKGSIILRQM, encoded by the coding sequence TTGAGGCCCAAGATACTCGTAGTAGACGAGGTCTGCTACCTGCCTCTGGACAGCCTGGCCGGTAGCTTGTTCTTCCAGCTTGTCAACTCCTGGTATGAAAAGGGAAGCATCATCCTGAGGCAAATGTAA
- the crcB gene encoding fluoride efflux transporter CrcB translates to MDYIAVGLAGFLGAVSRVLLGKIINTWLGWSFPVNTLIINLTGCFALSFFLTLTLERLEINPRLRLAIGTGFLGAYTTFSTFAVESINLIRNQQVWPALVYLLATPLGCVILAWAGSVAAMALAQRQAG, encoded by the coding sequence GTGGATTATATTGCCGTAGGTTTGGCCGGGTTTTTGGGTGCCGTTAGCCGGGTATTACTTGGGAAAATAATTAATACATGGCTTGGCTGGTCTTTTCCGGTCAATACCTTAATCATAAATCTGACGGGATGTTTTGCATTAAGCTTTTTTCTCACTTTAACCCTGGAACGGCTGGAAATAAACCCCAGATTGCGTTTAGCGATAGGTACCGGATTTCTGGGGGCCTATACCACCTTTTCCACCTTTGCTGTCGAGTCAATTAATTTAATTCGGAACCAACAGGTTTGGCCGGCACTGGTTTATCTCCTGGCCACGCCACTGGGCTGTGTGATACTGGCCTGGGCCGGTTCCGTTGCAGCGATGGCATTGGCCCAACGGCAGGCTGGTTAG
- a CDS encoding DUF190 domain-containing protein — MDITGKGKLLKIYLGETEKWKGKSLYHQLVLKLKEEGIAGVTVYRGIEGYGADKVLHSARILDLSADLPMILEAVDSAENITRVLPMVQEMVPRGLIMVVDVDIVRYGPFRVKQA; from the coding sequence ATGGATATTACGGGAAAAGGTAAATTATTGAAGATTTATCTCGGGGAAACAGAGAAATGGAAGGGAAAATCGCTGTATCACCAACTGGTACTGAAATTAAAGGAAGAGGGGATAGCCGGCGTAACCGTTTACCGGGGGATAGAAGGTTACGGAGCCGACAAAGTGCTGCATTCGGCCAGAATACTGGACCTGTCTGCCGATCTGCCCATGATTTTGGAGGCAGTGGATTCGGCAGAAAACATAACCAGGGTGCTGCCGATGGTCCAGGAAATGGTGCCCCGGGGTCTTATTATGGTTGTAGATGTTGACATTGTCCGGTACGGACCATTCCGGGTAAAGCAGGCTTAA
- a CDS encoding IS110 family transposase: MGEIKRFAHLRQIQKLGRLNLNENSSGKHKGKITLSKRGNKNLRRGLFQAVMPLVAKNPEFRELHKHYTTREKNPLTKMQSLMALCCKLIRIFYALLTKGTTYDPQKMLSDIRRPKMLVA; this comes from the coding sequence GTGGGAGAAATCAAAAGGTTTGCGCATCTGCGGCAAATTCAGAAACTGGGAAGGCTGAATCTTAATGAAAACAGTTCAGGTAAGCACAAAGGTAAAATAACATTGAGTAAACGTGGCAACAAGAATCTGCGACGGGGCCTATTCCAGGCAGTGATGCCGCTCGTGGCCAAGAATCCAGAATTTCGGGAGTTGCATAAGCACTATACTACTCGGGAGAAAAATCCTTTAACCAAAATGCAATCCCTGATGGCCCTGTGCTGCAAACTAATCCGAATTTTTTATGCACTTTTAACCAAAGGTACAACATATGACCCGCAAAAGATGCTAAGTGATATCCGCAGGCCAAAAATGTTAGTGGCTTAG
- the mntA gene encoding type VII toxin-antitoxin system MntA family adenylyltransferase antitoxin, translated as MTTDNIFPIEKLRSRLQKFINTIRDSGQIIAFYLFGSYAVGRATPQSDIDLAILFDKSVERERYLPERLRLMGELSIVLETDRVELVVLNEAPPALAYRVIKDGELLFARDERKGQLVDFKVKTMDLYFDFLPAQRIFSEGLARRIREGSFGGG; from the coding sequence TTGACCACGGATAACATTTTTCCAATAGAAAAACTGAGGTCGAGACTGCAAAAGTTCATAAATACAATCAGAGACAGTGGTCAAATAATTGCCTTTTACCTCTTCGGCTCTTACGCCGTCGGCAGGGCAACACCACAGAGCGATATTGACTTGGCTATCCTGTTTGACAAGTCTGTTGAACGGGAGCGCTACCTTCCCGAGAGACTCAGGTTAATGGGTGAACTGTCAATAGTTCTTGAAACAGACAGGGTTGAACTGGTTGTGCTTAATGAAGCGCCTCCTGCATTGGCATACCGTGTTATTAAAGATGGAGAATTGTTATTTGCCCGGGACGAAAGGAAAGGCCAGTTGGTTGACTTTAAAGTGAAAACAATGGACCTGTATTTTGATTTTTTACCTGCCCAACGGATATTTTCCGAAGGTTTGGCAAGGCGTATAAGGGAGGGGAGTTTTGGTGGTGGATAA